The genomic window gtaattaaaaaataaaatgaatggttCAAAAAAAGCAAACCGGTAACAtgtaaatgaattaaaaaagtGGACGAAGTGTCAAATTATGATTGAAGTGTGTTATAGGAGTGTGATAAAAGGTGTGATGCTAGCATTACTCATTAAATAattgagtgttttttttttttttcgaaaaggAAAATTTGTTGGTCACTATTAGGAGAAAAAGTtaactactatttttttaactatttgatGTTATCATTTCTAATATACTgttcatttaatttaaaaatatttaatgtagGTTGTTGAGTGGCTTTTTCCTAAAAGGACAGTTTAGTAAATTTGACTTAAGTTTTATATGaaatctaaaaaatgatttgcacttaattgaatttgtaattggagaatgttaacttgtgcccttaagggcacatgttaaaaagataaatgtggaaaaaatttattgaacttgtggtgtattcaattatttaaacattaaattctttgtattattaaatgttatatttctatttttaggtagcttaacatatgcccttagggcacaagttaacatgaacCTCTGTAATTTATGTGTTTGTATAACAGTGAAAAAAGGGTGTATGTATATCTTAGGAAAAATGAAATatgattattaatttgatttattttttgttatcgATCAGGTCTTGGTGCTATTCCAAAAAAGTGGAAAGGAGATTGTGCAGGCGGACGTAACTTCagttgcaacaagaagatcattGGAGCACGATTTTACGGTTTTAATGATGATAGTGCAAGAGACTCAGATTTTCATGGAACTCACACATCTTCAACAGCAGGTGGAAGGGAGGTGAATGGTGTGAGCTTTAATGGTCTTGCAAATGGAACTGCAAGAGGTGGAGTCCCAAATTCAAGGATTGCTGCATACAAAGTATGCAACAATCAAGGTATGTGCACCGGTCAAGCTATTTTATCTGCATTTGATGATGCCATTGCAGATGGAGTTGATGTCATTACCATATCTATGGGTAGACCAGGAATCATTAATTTTTTCGATGACCCTATTTCCATCGGTTCTTTTCATGCCATGGAGAAGGGAATACTCACAGTGCAAGCTGCAGGAAACGATGGTCCTAGCCCTAGTACTGTTTCCAGTTTTGCACCTTGGTTATTCACTGTTGCCGCAACTACCATAGATCGTCAATTCATTGATAAGCTCATTCTTGGAAATGGAAAGACGTTTATTGGTATGTCAATTAATATTTTCCCTTCAAATGGAACCAAATTTCCAATTGCCGTGCGTAATGCCCAAGCTTGCTCTGCTGGAGGAAATGTAACCCCTGAAAAGTGTGATTGTATAGACAAAAATATGGTTAACGGTAAGCTTGTTTTATGCGGAGCAAGCGGAGGTGAAGGAACAGCTTATGCCAATGGTGCAATTGGTTCGATCATTAATAGTACAGACTTTAGTTTTGATAAAGCTTCTGTCACTGATAAGCCTTCACTTAACTTGGAAACAAAGGACTTTGTTCATGTTCAATCTTATACAAATTCCACTAAATACCCTGTAGCTGAAATTTTAAAGAGTGAGATCTTCCATGACAACAATGCTCCTAGAATCGCCTCATTCTCTTCTCGGGGCCCAAATAATTTAGTTCTAGAAATTATGAAACCAGATGTAAGTGCCCCAGGAGTGAATATTTTGGCTGCAGTTCCACCTCAAAAATTATACTCAGATGTTATGGTGAAATACTACCTATTATCTGGAACCTCTATGgcatgtcctcatgttgctgGAGTTGTTGCATATGTGAGATCATTTCATCCAGATTGGTCACCTGCAGCTATCAAATCTGCCATCATGACCACCACAAAACCAGTGAAGAAGAGTGATGATGATTGGGCAGGTGAGTTTGCTTATGGTTCTGGGAATATCAATCCACAACAGGCCATTCACCCAGGACTTGTTTATGACATCTCTAAGGAAGATTATGTCCAAATGCTATGTAATTATGGGTATGATGCTAACAAAATTAAACAGATTAGTGGAGATAACTCAAGTTGTGATGGAGCTTCCAAAAGAGCCATggttaaaaatataaactatcCAGCAATGGTGATTCCTGTTAGGCCTTATAACAAGAATTTCCGTGTCAAAATTCATAGAACAGTCACAAATGTTGGCTTTCCAAACACAACCTACAAGGCTACTCTCATCAATCATAATCCAAAAATCAAGATTATGGTGAAACCAAAACAACTTTCATTTAGATCATTAAATGAAAAACAATCATTTGTTGTCACTGTTGTTGGGGGAGCAAAATTAAATCAAACTGTGTTTTCCTCATCACTTGTATGGTCTGATGGTACCCACAATGTCAAGAGTCCCATCATTGTACAAATACTTCCTTCAATATAAATGAAATGACCATAGTATATTGTTTTGTTATGGCAATCTTAATATATGATTATTGAGTCTccaacaaattattatgttatttatctagctctatatatatatatatatatatatatatatatatatgggggctgctaacttagacccagttgggtctaagttagcaaggtgcaccttttcagttggacaaaaatacccatttttttaatttttgaaagaatagagcaacaggggcatttctgtaatttacccaacagtacacgcgcccccaccttcttttcccaccccccaggacacgtggcagcgtgtgattgcacaaaatccgcgcgcgtgcatcacacgcgccgacaagCGCGCGTGGTTTGAAGAaagacgcggagagagaaagctttttgaaaaggcaggacacgtgtcgctgtctgattggctgggcgtgatttttttccatttaatactttgaactcgattatttcgttgtaaattaattttttattttttataccaaaattcataatttttttttctctacaaatagagacttggttcgtttgatttggacacaggaaaaaaaacccaatttttcactaccttaatctcatttttcactacctta from Trifolium pratense cultivar HEN17-A07 linkage group LG1, ARS_RC_1.1, whole genome shotgun sequence includes these protein-coding regions:
- the LOC123890334 gene encoding subtilisin-like protease SBT4.3 — protein: MTKYNVFVFLFFASIISFVCDAIESDDESSKLHIVYMGSLPKEPSYSPTSHHISLLQQVIDDSDIQNCLVRSYKRSFNGFAAMLNDQQRIKLSGMRGVISVFPSQEYHLKTTRSWDFLGLPQSIKRTKTIESDLVIGVIDGGIWPESESFNDIGLGAIPKKWKGDCAGGRNFSCNKKIIGARFYGFNDDSARDSDFHGTHTSSTAGGREVNGVSFNGLANGTARGGVPNSRIAAYKVCNNQGMCTGQAILSAFDDAIADGVDVITISMGRPGIINFFDDPISIGSFHAMEKGILTVQAAGNDGPSPSTVSSFAPWLFTVAATTIDRQFIDKLILGNGKTFIGMSINIFPSNGTKFPIAVRNAQACSAGGNVTPEKCDCIDKNMVNGKLVLCGASGGEGTAYANGAIGSIINSTDFSFDKASVTDKPSLNLETKDFVHVQSYTNSTKYPVAEILKSEIFHDNNAPRIASFSSRGPNNLVLEIMKPDVSAPGVNILAAVPPQKLYSDVMVKYYLLSGTSMACPHVAGVVAYVRSFHPDWSPAAIKSAIMTTTKPVKKSDDDWAGEFAYGSGNINPQQAIHPGLVYDISKEDYVQMLCNYGYDANKIKQISGDNSSCDGASKRAMVKNINYPAMVIPVRPYNKNFRVKIHRTVTNVGFPNTTYKATLINHNPKIKIMVKPKQLSFRSLNEKQSFVVTVVGGAKLNQTVFSSSLVWSDGTHNVKSPIIVQILPSI